In the genome of Panthera leo isolate Ple1 chromosome F3, P.leo_Ple1_pat1.1, whole genome shotgun sequence, the window agaggagaacATGGCCTCCGGCATTACAGGCAGGGAAGGTTCGCCCCAGGAGccaacttcccagcctccccagcctctgtGCTAGTTAGTGTCCTCCTGTCCTCTGCTAGAAGCTGAGGGCAGTTCCCGGGCTCAGAGCACATCATGCCCGTAGCTCTGACTCTCTTACCAAAGAACACCAGGCCCCAACTACCAGACGCCATATAAACCCACTTCACCCACGACGCAGGGACTGCTCAGGCTGGAGCGCTCAGGGCACCGGCCAGCCATCCTCAGGGTTTGTCCTCTGTCCTTTCAGGGAGACGTCAGTCAAGGAGTAACCGTATTTTCAGTACCGAGAGCCTCCTCTCCAGACATTCTGAGACCCCTCCTTCTGAGCATGTGGTAAGAGTCAAGGGGAAGGACAAGTCCCTTGGGAGAAAGGATGTGTCTCTGGCAGAAGAATTGGGGGAAAGGAGTTCAGGCCACAGAGCAAACCACATGTCCTTTGGCAGTCACCCTGTGACCCTATTAATACATTGGGAAGACTAGCCTGGGGACCTCCCTACTGCCCagggagagaaatgaagaaagatagGCACAAGTGTTTGTGATGTTAAGCAAGGCACCAGGGCACATATATTCAAGGACTGAAATGGATTGTTTTCACCAAGACAGGTAACCCTTTATCCAAAGGAGTCCTGTCCCCTTCCAAGTAATCACCTCAGGAGGGCACACAAGCATTCCAACAAGGCTGTCGGTGCTCAAAACACCCTAAAAGCCCTGCCGTGGTAATAACTTCTGGGGCCTGTGCCAAACTATTTCAATTATCCTCCAGGGCAGGTATATTTGTAGGTCACTGAGCCCCGTAGCTGGCGTCAAAAGTGTTTGACCAAacgtgggattttttttttaatttttcttttaatgtttatatttttgagagagaaagacagagtgcacgtgggggaggggcagagagagagagggagacacagaatccgaagcaggctccaggctctgagctgtcagcacagagccccacgtggggctcgaactcacggagtgtgagatcatgacctgagttgaagttggacgcttaacggactgagccacccaggcgccccaaatgtggGATCGTTTTTGAGGTGACCAGGGGAGTAGTATAACGAGTACCGATAAGTCCACGTGTCCTGTGATCAGGCTCGGAAGGCAGCCCCCAGGGAGGACTCCCACAACACTGTGGCACCCGACACGGTAAAGGGAGGACTTTGAAACTCAGGGGGCTCATTTCCATAGATAAGTCCTTGTTTGCTTGTCAAAGAATCGGTTTGTGATCATCTCAAGTGAACACAGTCCCGCTGCTGCTGACCCCCTGCTCTCCAGCCTACCCAAAACCCAAAGATTTAGGGTTCGAATACGATGCGACCATCTTCCCGCCATCCTCCCCTATACCCCATCCTTGGGCTCTGCTCCCACCTCTAAGACTTCCTGGGGGAGCAAGCCTGCGTGGCCGATGAAGGGCAGGAAAGAGGAAACTCCGCTGCCAAAGTGAGTTCCagcccttgggggtgggggcgaggcgGGGTGGGGAATCCTGAGGGGATTTTGCATTCAGAGTGCCAAACCCAGGTAAGGCCACAACGTGTCTGGCTTGGGCTCTGTAGTGTGTGACGAACATTTTGAACCAATTGCCAACAGGTAAAAATCTAAAAGGTTTCGCATTCAAGTCTGGAGGCTTTTCTTGAAAAGTCAGAAGCTCTGGAAATTTCAGACCGGCATCCCTAAATAGCCAGAATCACCTGAGCCTTTAGGTCAGCCGCCCCTTTAATAATAATGGCAAGCATTTGTTAGTGTTTTTGACGTGGCAGGAACTATTCCAAACACTTGGCACATGGTCATACACTTACTCCTCACAAACACCTGTATTATATAGGTATTATGATTCTCCTCATTTCCCATGCTGGAAAGTAAGGCCACGGAGAGATTAAGCAATTTGCGCAAACCCAGCACGGAGTAGCGAGGCTGGGATTTGCACCCTGGGTCCGGGGCTGAGTCGCTACTTTTAGCTACATTGTCTCAGTGGGTTCTGAGGCAGCAGGTTGTGTCCAGTTTAtcacactccccccaccccccaacacacacactccccGGTGAACACTCATGCTGTGGCCAAAAACTAGCAGCAATTTACACATCTACACTGTTGCTAAACTTACACTTACTCTGTGTTGTTACACGTACACGGTTGCTCTCCGCTTCTCTCATACCTGCCTAGCATCTAAAGCCTTGCAGTCcggggggcgcctgcgtggctcagtcggttgagcgtccgatttcggcaccggtcacgatctctcggtctgtgagttcgagccccgcgtcgggctctgtgctgactgctcagaccctggagcctgcttcggattctgtgtatatctttctctctgcccctcccctgctctgctcatgctctgtctctctctgtgtcaagaataaacgaacattaaaaaaaaaaaaaaaaaattaggggcgcctgggtggctcagtcggttgggcggccgacttcggctcaggtcatgatctcgcggtccgtgggttcgagccccgcgttgggctctgtgctgacagctcagagcctggagcctgtttcggattctgtgtctccctctctctgaccctcccctgttcatgctctgtctctccctgtctcaaaaataaataaaacgttaaaaaaaaattaaaaaaaaaattaaagccttgCAGTCGATTTAGAGATTtagagattttttcccccaaggggaagaaacaagtaaaagaaatatcAGACAGTAGTACTGGCTGGGGAAGTAGAAAGGCTTTGCCCATATTTCCGCTTCCATATCCTATCACTACCCTTCTCTTCTTGTTCATAGCCCTCCCAAGCAGGCAATGTCCTCTGGGTGCACAGAGACCATTACCCTGCCAACGGCTATGCAGTGGGCATCTATGACAATGCCACAGGGCTCCAGATGCGTGGGGACCTCACTCCCTCAGCACACTATGTCAATGTCACAGCAGCCAGAGACTGCCTGAGCATTTCTTCAGAGGATTCCAGAGATTACATCAATGTCCCCACGGCGGAACAGATTGCTGAGACTCTTCTGGCGTCTGCCAACGCCACCCCCACGAACAGTTTTGCCCCCCCAAATGCTCAGAAGCTGGAGCTTACTGAGGAAAGAGAGCAGGGCTGTGGGAATGCCAGTGACCACACCAGTTTTTGGTCTCCAAGGTCTGAGAGCGATGATCCGCTCAGCGACGAGGAAAGTTCTTCTGAGACCTCAAATGACTATGTCAACATGGCAGGGTTGAACCTTGAGGCCATCCACGGGAAGCAGCCCTGGATGGTTTCTCAGTGCTACAGAGATTATGAAAATGTCCCATCGGCACATGCCAGTGGAAACCAGCAGCAGGCGGAGGAAGAAGGGACATCCTCAAACACAGACCATGTAGAAGGCAGGACAGATGGTCCAGGGACCCACGTCCAATTTGTCATGCAGTCAGGGAGGTTCCTGGCTCTAGGGGATTATGTGACCTCTCTGCCATCTGCACAGAAGGAGACTAGTCAGATGAAACATGGAGAAGAGATGCCAAATGAGGCCTCTGATGACTACGAGAATGTGTTAGCTGCCAACTTCGGAGACGTGGACCCCAAGGGGCCAGACGCATAGCTCCTTCCTGAAGAATTAGGCCCCAGGCACCCAGCTGGAGAGCTATGGGGAGTAGTCTATCCTGCCAGATCCACAGCCACCACAGGGTCTGGTAAAGACCCTTGAACATCCTTGTATTTCAGTGGGTTCTCTCAGGTGGAGTAGTACAAAGAGGTCGAGATACACAGGAGTTAAGGAAGTCACAAAAGCCAAGGTCTGGGAAAGCCAGAAAGGAATTCTTCTGAAGCAGGGTGCTGTTATCTCTCATACCAACCTAAGAATGTTTGCTGAAACCGCCTTATAGGATGGTTAGCAGATTAAAAAATGCGATAGTACTTTAGTGCACAGTGGAAACGTGAAGTAGCCTAAAAGCATTACCTTCACAGATACCAGCAGGCTGCAAAGCAAGAATGCAGATTCGTCTGTAATCCAGGCAGAGGCCAAAAAGAAGGGACAAgtcagagctggggtggggcagcagCTGCCACTTGAAAAAGAGTGTGGACAACCAAATGCTAGAGAAAGATGTGGAACGCCAGGAATTGTCATTCATTGCAAAGTATAGTATCCACTTTGGAAAGCTATTTGATAGTTTCTTAAAAGCACGCGTGTATTATACAACCCAGCCATTCCagtactaggtgtttacccaagagaattgaaaatttgTGTTCATGCAATAGCCCATACGTGactatagcagctttattcataatgccAAAACTAGAAATAACTCAGATGCCCTTCAACaggtaaatggaaaaacaaactgtggtatatccacacaacgAGGTTGTCTATACTCAAcaggaaaaaggaatgaactattggtTCATGTGACCACAAGGACAAATCGTAAGTGCATTTGGCTAAGTGAAAGATGCTAGACCTAAAAATCtacgtattgtatgattccatttctatgaccttctggaaaaggcaaaactatatgGAAGGAAAACAGGTCAGTAGTTGTCAggtttggggaaaggagagaagttTACTATAAAGGAATTTTTAGGGTGATGGGGCTATTCTGTATTGGTACTGTGGTGATGGATACATGACTCTATAAATTtgtcaaaacacaaaaaaactataCAGCCCAACGAGTGACTTttattgtatgtaatttttttgtaattaaccATGCTGTCAGGGGAAGCCATGATGGAATGCAGATTAAGACAAATAAAACCTAACTGTCTTACGAATGTATGATATAGCCTCACTGAAGGTGGGGCCGAGGGGGAAGGAGCTGACTAattaactttggaaaataatgttttcacttGAAACTGTaagataaagacacacacacacacaaaaaaaacctgtaCATAACACTGTACTCTAGTTGGTAAGTTTGTATCTCAGAGGAGGACAGGTTAGCGATTCTGAAACTCTTTAAACGTATACTAAGtttgaacaaataagtaaatatagatAAGGAGAAGCAGAGTTCTTACTATCAGAAAAAGAGGTGACAAGTACAATAAACTCTGTGGTGTTGATGAACTAGAGTTGGAGGCATAGTTTGAACTcttgtttattttgatataggtatgaatagatacagaaataaatatagatatgtatagaAATAGGCTagtatacatatatttctcaGCTCTGTCCACTGGGACAtctagaagcaatgacaccccGGAAAGCAATGGACACACTGAGCACTCAgctcttggtttctaaatatcattctcaataaaaggaaacagagctCCTTGGAAAAGTGGCTAGTTCTAGAGCTGGGACTGGGAAAACACATGGGGAGCTTGACCTTCTTgtagatgaaagaaagagaaagaaagaaagaaagaaagaaaagaaaggaaagaaaggaaagaaaaggaaggaaggaaggaagaaaaagaaagaaggggggaagaaaagacaagaaaagatgaaggcatgtcaaaaggagtcaaccaggggcgcctgggtggctcagtcggttaagcggccgacttcggctcaggtcatgatctcgcggtccgtgagttcaagccccgcgtcgggctctgtgctgacagcccagagcctggagcctgtttcagattctgtgtctccctctctctgaccctcccccattcatgctgtctctttctgtctcaaaaataaaataaatgttaaaaaaaaaatttaaaaaaaaaaaaaaaaggagtcaactAAAAGAATGCCCAGGGGCAAAGTAATGAAAACAAGTAATTATGATACAAATCTATAGCTCAACAAAATATTCTTGAGTCCATaccaataaatgaataaaatggaagaaaggaataaaCTGTCTTTCCAGATGAATTCTGAACAATAAGTATAGGAGaaatgaggggaaaagaaaatcactatTGAGACACCACAGAGCTGTATGTTGACAATGCtggaattaaaagataaaaaaaaaaaaaaaaaaagataccacagAATAATTGCTGTGAGCAAGACCTAATGAATGCTAAAATTAGTggatgacactttttttttttactttattaatgtttttcaaCTTTTGAGAGGGAAAcggagacagagtacaagtgggggaggggcagagagagagagggagacacagaatcccaagcacgctccaggctctgagctgtcagcacagaggcggacgcggggctcgaactcacaagccacgagatcatgacctgagctgaagtcagacacttaaccaactgagccactcaggcacccctagtagATGACACTTTAAAGAGAAGtaagacagttttttttaagtttatttattttgagagagagagtgtgtgtgtgtgtgtgtgtgtgtgtgtgtgtgcaagcaggggagggacagagagagagggagagagagagaagatcccaagcaagctccacactgtccgtgcagagcccgatagagggctcgaactctcacagaaccatgagatcatgacctgagttgaaatcaagagctggatgcttaaccaactgagccacccaggtagtcCCCTGACTGGGACtcttaaaagtattaaaagtcattaaaaacaaggaaagactaaGAAACTGTTGCAGATTGGAGGGTGTTAAAGAGATATGTTGAGTAGATACAAAATGGTACCTCATATTGGGTCCTGGTAGaagaaaaggacattagtgggGAAAAATGATTACATTCGAAAAATCCATATTTTAGTTAATAGTATTACATTAATGttagtttcttagttttgatcaTTGTACCATGgctatgtaagatgttaacattaggggaagctgggtgaagggtatacagaaattctttgtactatttttgcagctcttctgtaaattatttcaaaataaaaaaaaaataattaaaaaaatttttaatgtttattttatttttgggagacagagagacaaagcgcaagcaggagagggggagagagagagagggaaacacagaatcggaagcaggatctaggctccgagctgtcagcacagagcccgatgtggggctcgaacccaccaaccgtgaggtcatgacctgagccaaagccagacacttaactgactgagccacccaggtgcccctaaaaaaataattttaaagcgtGAATAAAGCTGGGAGCGAAGACATCTAGTCTCAtcccatttaaataaatatgcctTCGTTCCTTCTTCTGCAAAACGGATATGACATTAAAGCGTAAGCTAGTGTCATTgttctgggtattttttttttctgcattgtttGGTTGATGTATATGATCAGCCTCCCTATTAATCTGTATCGTTTTGCCTGCAGGAAAATATACTGGAGCCCTTTGTATTCACTGTGGATCTTAGCACACTGCCCAAGATAAAAGCAAGTTATTGATGATTGATGATGTGGTTTCAGCGCTTGTACTCATACCATAAAATGTTGAGGGAGGTTTTTTCTGTTGTTCAGAAATCCGCGCGAGAGCCTCAAGCTTGGTATAAAACACCTCACATTCTGAATTTAGCatactctgggctgtcagcggtCAGCCTACCCCTCTCAGGGCTTACTGAGAGCAGGAAAATCAGTCCTACCAAGTGCCGCTCTCCACCACGCCTTGTTCCTGCTCCGAGGTCAAGGACTAACATGTTGGAGGCTGGCCTTTGAGGAGTATGAGGTTCAGGAAGAGAGGTTCTTTCCTCCTTCGCTGTCCCCATCCCTGGGTGAGTGGTAACCACCTCTTTCTGCAGAGTGCCTCATACCctaggaaaaggaggaagaagggagtggtgtcagaactgagagagagagggatgtgaAGCCGCTAACCCCCCACTGTTGGGCCTCACAACCATGAGTGTCGCCAGGGAAAGATGACTGGGCCTGCGCCACTCAACAGGGTGCCAGGTAAGGGGCCTCTGGGATGCATCTGTCGGGTGTAGACCATCTGAAGGTGGCCTCACAAGCACTCGAATGGGTGCTGTAGACTGAACATTTGCGCgccccccaaattcgtatgttgaaacccccaatgtgatggtattaggaggtggggccttcggGAGATGATTAGATCGAaagggtggagccctcaggaATGGGACTAGTAGTCTTATAAATAAAGAACCCAGAGAgctcctctgtcccttctgccacatgaggacacaTGGAGATGAAGGCCATCTGTGAACCGAGAAGCAGGCCTCACTGGACACCAAATCTgatggtaccttgatcttggacttcctcacctccagaactgtgagaaattgttgtttaagccagccagtctatggtattttttgtTAGAGCCTGAACAGACTCAGACAGTGGGATCAAGGCAGATTGTTC includes:
- the LAX1 gene encoding lymphocyte transmembrane adapter 1 yields the protein MAMDMITPTLSEIRGGTSEARTLQETGGSLDRHKDHSSAIFSGFAGFLAILLTTMIFYGLWNWNKLKKRQVPYFRVTVMPLLTLSRPRQGAKNIYDSLPQRQEDLGRRQSRSNRIFSTESLLSRHSETPPSEHVPSQAGNVLWVHRDHYPANGYAVGIYDNATGLQMRGDLTPSAHYVNVTAARDCLSISSEDSRDYINVPTAEQIAETLLASANATPTNSFAPPNAQKLELTEEREQGCGNASDHTSFWSPRSESDDPLSDEESSSETSNDYVNMAGLNLEAIHGKQPWMVSQCYRDYENVPSAHASGNQQQAEEEGTSSNTDHVEGRTDGPGTHVQFVMQSGRFLALGDYVTSLPSAQKETSQMKHGEEMPNEASDDYENVLAANFGDVDPKGPDA